From Chryseobacterium camelliae:
ACAGGTTCTACCAGTTTTGGCTTAATGCTACTGATGAAGATGCTGAACGGTTTATTAAATTTTATACTTTTTTAAATAAAGAAGAAATTGAATCATTGGTCGAAGATCATAAGACAGCTCCTCATGAAAGAAAACTTCAGAAAAAGCTTGCTGAAGAAGTTACAGTATGGGTTCATGGCAGGGAAGAATATGAAAAGGCATTAAAAGCTTCTGAAATTCTTTTCGGGCGTTCTACCGCCGAAGATCTCATAAACCTGGATGAGGAAACCTTTCTGGATGTTTTTGACGGAGTGCCCCAGAAAGAAGTAGTAAAGGCTGATGTACTGGGCATACCTGTCATTGATCTTCTTTCAGAAAAATCAGGATTTCTAAAATCTAAGAGTGAAGCCCAACGTGAAATCAAGGGTAATGCAATTTCCGTTAACAAACAAAAGATCGATGATACGTTTTTAGCCGGCGAACATGATCTTATTGACAATAAATTCCTGTTACTGCAAAAAGGGAAGAAAAACTATTTTATCATCAAAGCAATATAATCAGTTCTGCGCGGCTTCTCCGAAGCCACGCAGAAACTTTCATACAAAACAAAAGACCGCACTCATGCGGTCTTTAATATTTTATTCTTTCTTTTATAATCTGATTTTTACAGTTCCAGGAAACTGTAAGCAACAGCTGCATTTTTAGTTCCTGATCCTGTTACGGTATCACTTTTCGCTACTTCACTGTCTACCCAGATGGTCACAATAAGCTTGGAATCTGCATTCGGAAGAACTGCGTTGGCAGCAAGGTTCAGCTGAGACTGGCTTGAATTCACAAATATATCGCCACTGCTCCAGGTAGTACCGGTAGGATCAAAAATAGTATTCTGGCTTGTCCCCACCTGCGTTACCACAGTTTTGAAAGTCCCAGTTCCACTACCTGTACCGTTCACTATTTTTGATTCAAACTTTACAAGATGGTCCGTAAATTCATCTTCTTTATCATCTTTACATGAATGCATTACAGAAACTACAGAAAATAAGACGGCGAACAGGAAAGAAAGTCTGAGTAAACTTTTTGATTTGTAAAATTGCTTCATTTCTCCAAATAGATTTTTTAATGTTCCAAATATAGCTTTTTTATCAATATAAAAATACGTTTTATGAAAATATTCCAATAAAGATTTCCTATTAATATTAAATCAATAAAAATATCCATCCCCTCTATCGTACAAAAATTTTCAGATAAAACGCTTCATTTACAAAGAGTTAAAAATAAATCCAAACAGTGATCAAGAGTGGTTCTTGTAGTTATATCTGGGTAATCCGATTATTATTTATCTTTGCTCCTATGAATTTAGATTATCTGATCAGAGAGCCGGAGCTGCTTACCCAGGACACCCCTGTCCTATTTATGCTGCACGGATATGGAAGTAATGAACAGGACCTTTTCAGCTTCAGGGAAACCTTACCTGCAGACTGGCTTATTGTAAGTTTCAGGGCTCCCCATGCCACCCAGTTTGAAGGGTATTCATGGTATGATATCAACTTTAATAACCCTGATGAATTTGTCAACGTAGCGCAGGCCAAAGAATCTTTAAACGCTGTGCTGGAAAGTATCCTTAAAGTCGTTAATGATTATGGACTCACCAGCTCAAAAACACATTTATGCGGTTTCAGCCAGGGAGGAATCCTGTGTTATGCACTGGCATTGCATTATCCTGAAATGTTCAGCCATGTTGCCTGCCTTAGCAGCTATCCTGAAGAGAAACTTCTTGAACATATTGTTAAAGATAAGAAAAAGCTCGAACGGCTTCGTTTCTTTGTTTCACATGGGACAGATGATGCTGTCATCCCGCTGGAATGGGGACGCAAGGCGGCAGACCTGCTGTATGATCTCGGCTGTTACTTTACGTTCAGGGAATATATGAGCGGCCACGGGGTCAACCAGAAAAATTATATGGACCTGATGGATTTCTTTTCAAAATAAGACGGGCAAACTTAAAATACAAAAAACATTCTCAGAGACGGGAATGTTTTTTGTTATACTAATTCAAGTGCATTCGTAAGGCGAGCTGCACGTATGCCATAAGTATCCTTTACCAACAGAAATCATCATGAAGACTGAAGAAACAACCATAGACAGAATAAGGACCCGTCCCAGATTCAAAATGTTTACCGATCTGGATAAAGAAGAGTATTCAGAGAACCTGAAAAAATACCTTGGCGAGCATAAAGACGAGTTTTCGGGCAATATCAATCAAGAGGTAGCTACCATTTGTGTTGAAACCGAATATGACCATTACTGGAAACCTAACCTGGCACTAAGAATTGAACAGGAAGATGACAAAACGGTGATCCGGGGGATCTTTGGTCCCAGCCATTCAGTCTGGACATTTTTTATGTTCCTCTATTTTTTCTTTTCCGTTCTCTGGATGACTTTTTTTTCCATGTACTATGTAGAAAAACAGATCAACAGCCACGAGTATCCATGGGCATTATCCGCTTCCTTCGTTATGTTGTTCTGCATTGGATTAACTTATGCCGCAGCTAAGTTCGGACAATACAAAGGAAGAGAAGAAATGAAAAAACTGAGAAGATTTGCCGAAGAATCCACTCTTCCTTTTGAAACCAATGCTTAATCAGCCGGTTGCCGAACCGTATCAGCAGCTTCTCTGTTTGCCGATACTTCTGCTCTGGCTGCTTTGATGGAGTCCGCTACTTTTTCCCTGTTATCCTGTTCTTTCAGGATCTTTTCAATATTGGGTTCTATCATTTTGGTCATTTGTTCCACAGAGATATTGTTGGCATTGGGATCATCCAAGAGTTTTCTCCATGGTTTTCTTTTCCCCCATGGATAGTCCCCGTACACCATCACTGCTGTTCCTTTGGCTTTTGTTGTGGCACCGCCAGGATTCAAGATCCAAGTATCCGCATAAGAATAGAGCCATTGGGCATCTTTCATCAGTAATCTCAGGCATGAATGCGAAGCAGGATACCCCGGAAGGTCATACTGGTGCCATCCGATACCGCCCATATTGAAGATATTAAAGTTATAAGGCAGTTTCCATTCGCTTTTCACGGTAGAGATGGCCAGTTTCTTTTTCCAGTTGGCAAATGTAAGCCCACGCGTCGTCTGAGCGGATTTTTTACCCATACTTGTCGGGCCCCATTTTACAAGGCTTCCGTTGGAATATACACCATAAGCCTGAATAGGATAAGAAAAGACGATGAATTTCTTCACATTACTAAGGACATCAAGCTGCATAGGAAATGGTGAATATGCCATCAATGTGGTATCTATCTCTTTCGGTACCACAAGCGTATCAGCATTCCACTTGTTCTTGGAATCAAGACGGTTCAGGGCTAAAATAGCGTACCGCTCTTTTTCTGTATATTTCTTACTGAATACGGCAAACATAGAATCCTTCAGCTTTTTACTTTTTGGAAGCACAAAGGCATTATAAAAACCGTTCTCCTGCATTGCCGGCGGCATAGACTCTTTTTCTATTACTGAATCTTTTTTTACAACCGCTGAGTCTTTTTTATCCTCATAATCCTGCGTAACAGAGGAAGAGGTATCCTGTACGGCATCTTTAATTTTTTCTACCTCTTTTTTACATGAAACAAGCATAACCATCATACACAGGGCTGATAGTGATATTTTTTTTACAGATATGTTTTTCATAGCTACGATAAGACGAAATATTTTTCGCTACATATTACAAATATCAGACCTAAATGCCAATATAAAAAGTGCTATTGAAAATATCGTAATAACGCCCGCTGCCAATTGATAATTACGAGTTATTGTTATCATTAAAATACTGTGAATTACAATTTCCCAAGGCTGAAAAAAACAAAGATTTCTAAAGATCATAGCTTTAATAATCAATCACTTATTCAGCTGTATATCTTAAGAGAACATGCCCTGATCTTATATATTACCTGATCAGGCTTAAATTTCCGGTGGCTTTGTTTATTATTTTTTTATCACCATACAGGGCTATGCCAATATAACGAATATGGTTTTCATCTGCCATAAGCATTGTGCTTTCGTAATGATCATAGGTTTTGGATTGCTGGGCAATATCAGAAAAATCTACCACTACCATGTCCTCAATAGGAAGCGACAAGATGTTTTTTCGGATTTCTTTTATTTTATCAGCTGTAGCGCCCAGTATCGGAATGGGGATCTGTGTTATCCCCGGATGCTTCTCTCCCTGTCTGTCGTAGACATCATGTCCTATAATATTTTCCGTGCATTTGCCCAGTGTAATGGAAAGAACACTTGCAGTATTGGCAATAATTCCAGTAGGTTGTGTATGATCAATGATCAGCACACATTTTTTTATATTCATTTCTGGTTTTATATGATCCATATTGATAATTTATATTTTTGTAAATTTACTATTATCAGTCTTTTATACTACAAGTGATAATAAAATCAGGAAATATTCCTAATTTAAAGTGAGATTTGATCCAAAAATCCTAAATTAAAATTTAACATATATCAAAAACAGGAAAATATACCATGGCAAAACTGGACAAAACCGATGCGGGGCTATTGAATGCCCTACAGAACAATGCAAAACTGAACATCAAAGAACTGTCAGACCTGCTGCATATATCAAAAACGCCTATCTACGAACGTATAAAACGTCTTGAAAATGAAGGTTACATCAAAAGGTATGTTGCTTTACTGGATAACAAGAAAGTGGGATTGCCACTAATTGCTTTCTGCAATGTATCATTGGCAGTGCATGATGATGAACATATCAGGCGTTTTCAGGAGGAAATCAAAAATATTGAAGAAATAGTGGAATGCTATTCCACCGGTGGGATGTATGATTTTTTGATCAAGGTTATACTCAAAGACCTTGACCACTATAATATCTTTGCATTTCAAAAACTGACAAAGGTTCAGGGGATTGTTAAGATGCAGAGCTCATTTGTACTGGATGAAATAAAGAATGTAACAGCATTGAATATTCCCTATTAATCATGTAATGATTAAGCATAGAATGATTTTTCCGCGACTACATAAAAAAAGTGCTGTAAAATCTATGTTTTACAGCACGTATACTATTGTAATCGAATAGTTGCGATCCGGACGGGACTCGAACCCGCGACCTCCGCCGTGACAGGGCGGCATTCTAACCAGCTGAACTACCGGATCAATTTTTTTTAAAAGAAATTGACAAAACTTCTGCGATCCGGACGGGACTCGAACCCGCGACCTCCGCCGTGACAGGGCGGCATTCTAACCAGCTGAACTACCGGATCAATTTTGTTTTAAAAGTAAATTGAAAAACTTTTGCGATCCGGACGGGACTCGAACCCGCGACCTCCGCCGTGACAGGGCGGCATTCTAACCAGCTGAACTACCGGATCATTGTTGTTGAAAATAAGAACGTCGTTTCTTTTTTGTGATTGCAAAATTACATCTTTTTTCATTCCCTGCAAATTATTTCACAAAAAAAAGCCTTCCAAAAGCGGAAGGCGTTCATTATCAAACTTATTTTTTTATAAGTGTGCGCTTAGTTTTTCAGCGATTACTTCTTTAGGAGCTACGCCTACAAGCTTATCCACTACTTCTCCGTTTTTAAAGATCAGTACTGTAGGAATATTTCTGATCCCATACTGCATGGAAATTTCCTGGTTGTTGTCCACATCCACTTTTCCTACTACAGCTTTCCCGTCAAAATCTGTTGCCACTTCTTCAATGATTGGTCCCAGAGTTCTGCACGGTCCACACCATACTGCCCAAAAATCAACCAATACCGGTTTATCAGATTTTAAAACTGTTTCCTGAAATGAGCTATCTGTAATTTCTAAAGCCATTTTTTTATTTTTATTTAAATTAATATTAGATCAGATTAAGATGGTCTTAATTGCAGAATCAAAATTACGATTTTTAAGAAATAAGACTATCTATGTTCAACATTTGTTTTTTCTATAACGAAATTTTCTGAGATTTCTTTTAAGGCAGTAGTGAGTGAATCAATATCAGCTTTAGTCGTCAGATGGCTGAATGAGATTCTTAATGGCGTACACGCATCCATCTCATCTTCCGTTAAAACCATCATCATCACCATGGATGGTTTTGAAGCACCTGAGGAGCATGCACTTCCCTGGGAAATCGCAATACCTTTCATATCGAGCTGCAGACCGATAAGCGGGTTTTTATAGGGCAATAATGCGCTTAAAACCGTATACAGGCTATTATTTTTTTCAGAACTCCTACCGTTAAATTTAATTCCCGGTATTGCTGCGCTTAGTTTTTCAATCGCATAATCCTTTATAGCTTGCATATGGTCTTTATAGTCGTTCATATGCGTAAGGGAAAGCTCCAATGCTTTGCCCAGCCCTACGATTCCTGCTACATTTTCTGTCCCCGCTCTGAGGCTTCTTTCCTGAGGTCCTCCGGTAATGATACCTTTTAAGCCGGTTGCTTTTCTGATGAAGGCAAAACCAATGCCTTTCGGCCCGTGAAATTTATGGGCGCTGCATGATGCAAAATCTACCATGATCTCAGAAAAATCCAGGTTCATATGAGCCATTGTCTGTACCGTATCTGAATGGAACAGGGCATTATACTGTCTGCATAATTCTGCTACTCTCTTAATATCCGTAAGGTTTCCGATTTCATTATTGGCATGCATCAGGCTTACCAGGGTCTTTTTATCAGAGCCTTTCAGTAATTCTTCAAGCCTGCCCAGGTCAATATCCCCTTTCTCATCGGGACGGATATAATTTACCTCTACTCCTTTCCTGTTTTTCATATCCAGGATGCTTTCAGAAACACATTTGTGTTCCAGAGGAGAGCTGATGATCCTTTCAACGCCCAGGTGCTCCACACTGGACTTAATGATCATATTGTTGGATTCTGTCCCGCAGGAAGTGAAGATAATTTCCGCAGGGGTTACATGAAGATAATCTGCAATCTGCCTTCTTACATTTTCGATGAGGATTTTAGCCTCCTGCCCGAAGCTGTGGGTTGAAGACGGATTCCCGAAATTCATTTTCATGGTATCTACCATGGCATCGATAACTTCTTCTGAAAGAGGCGTAGTTGCAGCGTTATCTAAATATATTTTATTCATTTTACTTTGAATATTTTAATTCTACGGAGTTAAACTGATATCCTGAAGGAACGGCAAAGATAAACCAGGGATGGGAAATCACCTGGATTTCCATTCCGCCGGATTCTTTTTGAGGCACCTCCACATAAAGTACCTTGTACCGTATAGAAATACTTTTGACCTGTGTTACGGTATGATCTCCGGAATTGAACGTCCCAAGATTATACAGAACAACTGTTTTGTCCTTTGGAAATGCGGGGATCTTGCTTGCCACATCAGTTCCCGCTTCAACAATTCCAAACTGGCTTTTACGGATTACTGACTGGAATTCCTGTTCATTTTTCAGAATGGTAAATCCCGGCCTTCCCGTGCCTCCCTGTGATTCTGATACGATGATCTGCGCATTGTCCTGCATTGGCGAAGTTTTATCTGAAGGCATACCGGAACAGCTGATGACCGTTCCTAAACCTATGGCAAACAGTTTTTT
This genomic window contains:
- a CDS encoding alpha/beta hydrolase, encoding MNLDYLIREPELLTQDTPVLFMLHGYGSNEQDLFSFRETLPADWLIVSFRAPHATQFEGYSWYDINFNNPDEFVNVAQAKESLNAVLESILKVVNDYGLTSSKTHLCGFSQGGILCYALALHYPEMFSHVACLSSYPEEKLLEHIVKDKKKLERLRFFVSHGTDDAVIPLEWGRKAADLLYDLGCYFTFREYMSGHGVNQKNYMDLMDFFSK
- a CDS encoding L,D-transpeptidase, whose translation is MKNISVKKISLSALCMMVMLVSCKKEVEKIKDAVQDTSSSVTQDYEDKKDSAVVKKDSVIEKESMPPAMQENGFYNAFVLPKSKKLKDSMFAVFSKKYTEKERYAILALNRLDSKNKWNADTLVVPKEIDTTLMAYSPFPMQLDVLSNVKKFIVFSYPIQAYGVYSNGSLVKWGPTSMGKKSAQTTRGLTFANWKKKLAISTVKSEWKLPYNFNIFNMGGIGWHQYDLPGYPASHSCLRLLMKDAQWLYSYADTWILNPGGATTKAKGTAVMVYGDYPWGKRKPWRKLLDDPNANNISVEQMTKMIEPNIEKILKEQDNREKVADSIKAARAEVSANREAADTVRQPAD
- a CDS encoding DUF2000 domain-containing protein; this encodes MNIKKCVLIIDHTQPTGIIANTASVLSITLGKCTENIIGHDVYDRQGEKHPGITQIPIPILGATADKIKEIRKNILSLPIEDMVVVDFSDIAQQSKTYDHYESTMLMADENHIRYIGIALYGDKKIINKATGNLSLIR
- a CDS encoding Lrp/AsnC family transcriptional regulator; this encodes MAKLDKTDAGLLNALQNNAKLNIKELSDLLHISKTPIYERIKRLENEGYIKRYVALLDNKKVGLPLIAFCNVSLAVHDDEHIRRFQEEIKNIEEIVECYSTGGMYDFLIKVILKDLDHYNIFAFQKLTKVQGIVKMQSSFVLDEIKNVTALNIPY
- the trxA gene encoding thioredoxin: MALEITDSSFQETVLKSDKPVLVDFWAVWCGPCRTLGPIIEEVATDFDGKAVVGKVDVDNNQEISMQYGIRNIPTVLIFKNGEVVDKLVGVAPKEVIAEKLSAHL
- a CDS encoding cysteine desulfurase family protein codes for the protein MNKIYLDNAATTPLSEEVIDAMVDTMKMNFGNPSSTHSFGQEAKILIENVRRQIADYLHVTPAEIIFTSCGTESNNMIIKSSVEHLGVERIISSPLEHKCVSESILDMKNRKGVEVNYIRPDEKGDIDLGRLEELLKGSDKKTLVSLMHANNEIGNLTDIKRVAELCRQYNALFHSDTVQTMAHMNLDFSEIMVDFASCSAHKFHGPKGIGFAFIRKATGLKGIITGGPQERSLRAGTENVAGIVGLGKALELSLTHMNDYKDHMQAIKDYAIEKLSAAIPGIKFNGRSSEKNNSLYTVLSALLPYKNPLIGLQLDMKGIAISQGSACSSGASKPSMVMMMVLTEDEMDACTPLRISFSHLTTKADIDSLTTALKEISENFVIEKTNVEHR